The following proteins come from a genomic window of Alnus glutinosa chromosome 10, dhAlnGlut1.1, whole genome shotgun sequence:
- the LOC133880171 gene encoding transcription factor MYB33 isoform X1, with protein MTCTTNESEDGVLFKDQSESPLINESNGGSPGTGAALKKGPWTSVEDAILVDYVKKHGEGNWNAVQKHTGLLRCGKSCRLRWANHLRPNLRKGSFTAEEERLIIELHAKMGNKWARMAAHLPGRTDNEIKNYWNTRIKRRQRAGLPLYPPEVCFQALQESQHDQNTVGVNGGDRGHPDLLQTNSYEIPDVIFDSLKANQGFLPYVPELHDISASNMLLKGLGSPQYCTLPPMLPRQKRLRESIELLPSPCANNVGNGFSLFEQFQDDTCDKVARSFGWSSPPDPDPATKNLESFGVIQGSHSLSNGNSSTSKPTYGALKLELPSLQYAETDLGSWVASPPCLLESVEAFIQSPPPDGAFETDCSSPRNSGLLDALLHEAKTLSGAKNHSSDKSSNSSSGTPGDIADSSNLNICETEWEDYGDSISPFGHSVTLLFSECTPISASGSSLDEQPPMETFNGIIVKSEPVDLAWAPDREKETRTGLNFTRPDALLAGDWFEQSCGYMKDQSFMTDAIATILGDDLATDYKHMVPGTSTSSEGCGLRPCAWNNMPAVCQMSDLP; from the exons ATGACTTGCACAACAAATGAGAGTGAAGATGGGGTGCTCTTCAAGGATCAGAGTGAGTCTCCTTTGATTAATGAAAGTAATGGAGGAAGTCCGGGCACAGGGGCTGCCCTGAAAAAAGGGCCATGGACATCTGTTGAAGATGCAATTTTGGTGGACTATGTCAAGAAGCATGGGGAGGGGAACTGGAATGCTGTTCAAAAGCACACTGGGTTGCTCCGATGTGGCAAAAGCTGTCGATTGCGGTGGGCAAATCACCTAAGGCCAAACTTAAGGAAAGGCTCATTTACAGCAGAAGAAGAACGGCTGATCATTGAACTCCATGCCAAGATGGGAAATAAATGGGCACGGATGGCAGCACAT tTGCCTGGTCGTACAGATAACGAGATAAAGAACTACTGGAATACCCGAATTAAGAGGCGTCAACGAGCTGGCTTACCTCTTTATCCTCCTGAAGTGTGTTTCCAAGCATTGCAAGAGAGTCAACATGACCAAAACACTGTCGGAGTAAATGGTGGGGATAGAGGGCATCCTGATCTTTTGCAGACTAACAGTTATGAGATACCCGATGTCATATTTGACAGTTTGAAGGCCAATCAGGGTTTCTTACCCTATGTCCCTGAACTTCATGATATCTCCGCGAGCAACATGCTTTTGAAAGGCCTTGGTTCTCCTCAATATTGTACTCTGCCACCCATGTTGCCGCGGCAGAAGCGTCTTCGAGAATCAATTGAGTTACTCCCGAGTCCCTGTGCTAATAATGTTGGAAATGGGTTCTCCTTGTTTGAGCAGTTTCAGGATGATACTTGTGATAAAGTTGCTCGGTCATTTGGATGGTCTTCTCCTCCTGATCCTGATCCTGCCACTAAGAACTTAGAGTCTTTTGGCGTAATTCAGGGTAGCCATTCCCTCTCAAATGGCAATTCCTCTACTTCTAAGCCCACATATGGGGCTTTGAAGTTGGAGCTCCCTTCACTCCAATATGCAGAAACTGATTTAGGTAGCTGGGTCGCATCTCCCCCATGTTTACTTGAGTCAGTTGAAGCTTTTATTCAGTCTCCTCCACCAGATGGTGCATTTGAGACTGATTGTTCTTCACCACGTAATAGTGGTTTGCTGGATGCTTTACTTCACGAGGCAAAGACTTTGAGTGGTGCAAAGAATCATTCATCTGACAAGAGTTCAAACTCATCTAGTGGTACTCCTGGTGATATAGCAGACAGTTCTAATTTGAACATTTGCGAGACAGAATGGGAAGATTATGGGGATTCCATTTCACCATTTGGTCATTCTGTAACTTTGCTTTTCAGTGAGTGCACTCCCATCAGTGCTAGTGGAAGTTCGCTGGATGAACAACCACCTATGGAGACCTTTAATG GGATCATTGTGAAATCAGAACCAGTGGACTTAGCTTGGGCTCCagatagagaaaaagaaaccaGAACTGGGTTGAATTTTACACGGCCCGATGCTTTACTTGCAGGAGACTGGTTTGAGCAGAGTTGTGGGTATATGAAGGACCAAAGCTTCATGACTGATGCTATTGCAACAATTCTTGGTGATGATTTGGCCACTGACTACAAGCACATGGTCCCTGGAACTTCTACATCAAGTGAAGGATGCGGGCTTCGGCCGTGTGCATGGAATAACATGCCCGCTGTCTGTCAAATGTCTGATCTTCCTTGA
- the LOC133880171 gene encoding transcription factor MYB33 isoform X2, with product MTCTTNESEDGVLFKDQSESPLINESNGGSPGTGAALKKGPWTSVEDAILVDYVKKHGEGNWNAVQKHTGLLRCGKSCRLRWANHLRPNLRKGSFTAEEERLIIELHAKMGNKWARMAAHLPGRTDNEIKNYWNTRIKRRQRAGLPLYPPEVCFQALQESQHDQNTVGVNGGDRGHPDLLQTNSYEIPDVIFDSLKANQGFLPYVPELHDISASNMLLKGLGSPQYCTLPPMLPRQKRLRESIELLPSPCANNVGNGFSLFEQFQDDTCDKVARSFGWSSPPDPDPATKNLESFGVIQGSHSLSNGNSSTSKPTYGALKLELPSLQYAETDLGSWVASPPCLLESVEAFIQSPPPDGAFETDCSSPRNSGLLDALLHEAKTLSGAKNHSSDKSSNSSSGTPGDIADSSNLNICETEWEDYGDSISPFGHSVTLLFSECTPISASGSSLDEQPPMETFNGDWFEQSCGYMKDQSFMTDAIATILGDDLATDYKHMVPGTSTSSEGCGLRPCAWNNMPAVCQMSDLP from the exons ATGACTTGCACAACAAATGAGAGTGAAGATGGGGTGCTCTTCAAGGATCAGAGTGAGTCTCCTTTGATTAATGAAAGTAATGGAGGAAGTCCGGGCACAGGGGCTGCCCTGAAAAAAGGGCCATGGACATCTGTTGAAGATGCAATTTTGGTGGACTATGTCAAGAAGCATGGGGAGGGGAACTGGAATGCTGTTCAAAAGCACACTGGGTTGCTCCGATGTGGCAAAAGCTGTCGATTGCGGTGGGCAAATCACCTAAGGCCAAACTTAAGGAAAGGCTCATTTACAGCAGAAGAAGAACGGCTGATCATTGAACTCCATGCCAAGATGGGAAATAAATGGGCACGGATGGCAGCACAT tTGCCTGGTCGTACAGATAACGAGATAAAGAACTACTGGAATACCCGAATTAAGAGGCGTCAACGAGCTGGCTTACCTCTTTATCCTCCTGAAGTGTGTTTCCAAGCATTGCAAGAGAGTCAACATGACCAAAACACTGTCGGAGTAAATGGTGGGGATAGAGGGCATCCTGATCTTTTGCAGACTAACAGTTATGAGATACCCGATGTCATATTTGACAGTTTGAAGGCCAATCAGGGTTTCTTACCCTATGTCCCTGAACTTCATGATATCTCCGCGAGCAACATGCTTTTGAAAGGCCTTGGTTCTCCTCAATATTGTACTCTGCCACCCATGTTGCCGCGGCAGAAGCGTCTTCGAGAATCAATTGAGTTACTCCCGAGTCCCTGTGCTAATAATGTTGGAAATGGGTTCTCCTTGTTTGAGCAGTTTCAGGATGATACTTGTGATAAAGTTGCTCGGTCATTTGGATGGTCTTCTCCTCCTGATCCTGATCCTGCCACTAAGAACTTAGAGTCTTTTGGCGTAATTCAGGGTAGCCATTCCCTCTCAAATGGCAATTCCTCTACTTCTAAGCCCACATATGGGGCTTTGAAGTTGGAGCTCCCTTCACTCCAATATGCAGAAACTGATTTAGGTAGCTGGGTCGCATCTCCCCCATGTTTACTTGAGTCAGTTGAAGCTTTTATTCAGTCTCCTCCACCAGATGGTGCATTTGAGACTGATTGTTCTTCACCACGTAATAGTGGTTTGCTGGATGCTTTACTTCACGAGGCAAAGACTTTGAGTGGTGCAAAGAATCATTCATCTGACAAGAGTTCAAACTCATCTAGTGGTACTCCTGGTGATATAGCAGACAGTTCTAATTTGAACATTTGCGAGACAGAATGGGAAGATTATGGGGATTCCATTTCACCATTTGGTCATTCTGTAACTTTGCTTTTCAGTGAGTGCACTCCCATCAGTGCTAGTGGAAGTTCGCTGGATGAACAACCACCTATGGAGACCTTTAATG GAGACTGGTTTGAGCAGAGTTGTGGGTATATGAAGGACCAAAGCTTCATGACTGATGCTATTGCAACAATTCTTGGTGATGATTTGGCCACTGACTACAAGCACATGGTCCCTGGAACTTCTACATCAAGTGAAGGATGCGGGCTTCGGCCGTGTGCATGGAATAACATGCCCGCTGTCTGTCAAATGTCTGATCTTCCTTGA